The Cydia pomonella isolate Wapato2018A chromosome 20, ilCydPomo1, whole genome shotgun sequence genome contains a region encoding:
- the LOC133528931 gene encoding uncharacterized protein LOC133528931, which produces MIWYIFLSVTTASANLDFRNVSMENWTTCEQFMYNYTHDVNKIVDIEWKIFYSWDGMFHESYNVWFTRPTKVLIDRYRVQLEKQLKDVNFNDSELFMESRIDFTALFIKTNVSGVYRIVPHTAFHVPYIPKAPIALKVVEPGYLGIMNCGLRYCYALAPVHKMPHDNYLAEAAARLQFWNSLGRSYLTRPTPRPEATTAAYDPDDDDIEFEKHFNTF; this is translated from the exons ATgatttggtatattttcctGTCGGTAACCACGGCATCAGCAAACCTGGACTTTCGCAACGTCAGCATGGAAAACTGGACAACATGCGAACAGTTCATGTACAACTATACACACGACGTGAACAAGATAGTGGACATCGAGTGGAAGATATTTTACTCCTGGGACGGCATGTTTCATGAGAGCTATAATGTTTGGTTCACGAGGCCCACGAAAGTG ctaATAGATCGCTACCGCGTCCAACTCGAGAAGCAGCTGAAAGACGTCAACTTTAACGACTCCGAGCTGTTCATGGAGAGCCGCATAGACTTCACGGCACTCTTCATCAAAACTAATGTGTCCGGCGTGTACCGTATTGTGCCGCATACGGCTTTTCATG TGCCCTACATACCTAAAGCACCCATTGCTCTGAAAGTGGTGGAGCCTGGGTACCTGGGCATCATGAATTGCGGGCTTCGCTACTGCTACGCCTTGGCCCCGGTCCACAAAATGCCGCACGATAACTAT CTAGCAGAAGCAGCCGCTCGATTGCAGTTCTGGAATAGTTTGGGTCGCTCGTACCTGACGAGGCCTACGCCGAGGCCCGAAGCAACAACGGCTGCATACGACCCTGATGATGACGATATCGAGTTTGAGAAGCACTTTAATACGTTTTAG